The following proteins come from a genomic window of Leptospira bandrabouensis:
- a CDS encoding sodium:proton antiporter, which yields MLKKLLTMIVFLVCLSVTTAGLFAEDPTPVQTQTTTQEETGHSSHGESVHEELPYWTVLPFVAILLSIAILPVASHKTSHWWEDNNNKLILAVGLGAISFVVLLVYGYSHNIVHTVFFDYIPFIILLGSLFYISGGIVIKGDIHATPLNNTLYLLIGAGLASFIGTTGASMLLIRPLLKTNSERKHVVHTVVFFIFLVSNIGGSLTPLGDPPLFLGYLKGVPFTWTFKLLPEMLLAVSILLVVYFVWDTIAYKKEAKKDLKKDDKLATPFSIGGQVNFIWLLGVILAVAFLNSNYIPEINQTPSLGFIREAVLIVLIGLSKLTSKEADRKFNNFTLHPIQEVAYLFIGIFITMIPALVLLEAHGKELGITENWQFFWATGAFSSVLDNAPTYLTFGSLASGLLTPAGAAAPLTLGQFIGNVQAEEILKAISVGAVFMGANTYIGNAPNFMVKSVAEENKVKMPSFGGYLAYSMGILVPVFILITFVFFV from the coding sequence ATGTTGAAGAAGCTTCTCACAATGATAGTATTCCTGGTTTGTTTGTCTGTGACAACAGCAGGTTTATTTGCCGAAGATCCGACTCCGGTTCAGACGCAAACAACCACTCAGGAAGAAACAGGACATTCGTCTCACGGCGAGTCAGTACACGAGGAACTACCATATTGGACGGTTTTACCTTTTGTTGCCATATTACTTTCCATCGCAATCTTACCGGTTGCCTCTCACAAAACTTCTCATTGGTGGGAAGACAATAATAACAAATTGATCCTTGCTGTGGGACTCGGAGCCATTTCATTTGTGGTTCTGCTGGTTTATGGTTACAGCCATAATATTGTTCACACAGTATTTTTTGATTATATTCCTTTTATCATTTTACTCGGGTCTTTGTTTTATATTTCCGGGGGAATTGTGATCAAGGGAGACATTCATGCAACTCCTCTTAATAACACATTATACTTGTTAATTGGTGCTGGCCTTGCTTCCTTTATTGGAACTACAGGGGCTTCTATGTTACTCATTCGTCCTTTGTTAAAAACAAATAGCGAAAGAAAACATGTAGTTCACACAGTTGTGTTTTTTATCTTCCTTGTTTCCAATATCGGTGGATCTTTAACACCACTCGGTGACCCTCCACTTTTTCTTGGATATTTGAAAGGAGTTCCATTCACTTGGACATTCAAACTTTTGCCTGAGATGCTTTTGGCAGTTTCTATATTACTCGTTGTGTATTTTGTTTGGGATACAATTGCTTATAAAAAAGAAGCTAAAAAAGATTTAAAAAAAGACGATAAACTTGCGACTCCTTTTTCCATTGGTGGTCAAGTGAACTTCATTTGGTTACTTGGTGTGATTTTGGCAGTTGCTTTTTTGAACAGTAACTACATTCCTGAAATCAATCAAACACCATCTCTTGGATTTATTCGCGAGGCAGTATTAATTGTACTCATTGGTCTTTCTAAGTTAACTTCTAAAGAAGCCGATCGTAAGTTTAACAACTTTACTCTCCATCCGATCCAAGAAGTGGCTTATCTCTTTATTGGGATTTTCATCACGATGATTCCTGCTCTTGTTTTACTTGAGGCACATGGGAAAGAACTTGGGATCACAGAGAACTGGCAGTTTTTCTGGGCCACAGGAGCATTCTCCTCTGTTTTAGACAATGCGCCGACTTACCTCACCTTTGGTTCGTTAGCTTCTGGTCTCCTCACTCCAGCGGGTGCTGCGGCTCCTCTGACACTAGGTCAGTTCATTGGAAATGTCCAAGCGGAAGAGATTTTGAAAGCCATTTCGGTGGGTGCAGTGTTTATGGGTGCAAATACCTATATCGGTAACGCTCCAAACTTTATGGTGAAATCTGTTGCCGAAGAAAACAAAGTAAAGATGCCATCTTTCGGTGGATACTTAGCATATTCGATGGGAATTTTAGTTCCTGTTTTTATCCTCATTACTTTCGTGTTCTTCGTCTAA
- a CDS encoding MBL fold metallo-hydrolase, with the protein MKSLSLYSILVLFVLSCFADASVRTSHHTPTGFKNPNPNFETKGFWNVITWQIQRFRLPHSVDPVDYPNFPVVENDGSQLKTNLSQLSVTWVGHATTLIQIDGVNILTDPIWSERCSPVSFIGPKRYTPPGIKIDDLPKIDLIILSHNHYDHTDLPTLKQLEEKFHPLVLTGLGNRKLLLDEGIRNVQEMDWWEKTTMKDLQITFTPTQHFSGRGLFDRDKTLWGSYLISGKKEKVYFGGDTGYYTHFQEVTNQLGPVDIAILPIGATEPRWLMEPVHIDPKQAVQAFGDLKAKYLVPMHYMTFVLSDEPLDSPVPRTIEELKRAGFKEGQLVSLKIGESRFF; encoded by the coding sequence GTGAAGTCCCTAAGCTTATATTCCATACTTGTACTTTTTGTTCTTTCTTGTTTCGCTGACGCTAGTGTTCGTACATCGCACCATACACCTACTGGGTTCAAAAACCCAAATCCTAATTTCGAAACAAAAGGTTTTTGGAATGTAATCACTTGGCAAATCCAAAGATTCCGATTGCCCCATAGTGTAGATCCGGTTGATTATCCGAACTTTCCTGTTGTAGAGAATGATGGAAGTCAGCTAAAAACAAATTTATCCCAACTTTCTGTGACTTGGGTGGGACATGCAACAACTCTCATCCAAATTGATGGAGTGAACATCCTAACAGATCCTATTTGGAGCGAAAGGTGTTCTCCTGTAAGTTTTATTGGCCCTAAAAGGTATACCCCGCCGGGAATCAAAATCGATGACTTACCAAAAATAGACTTAATCATTTTATCTCACAATCATTATGATCATACGGACTTACCCACACTGAAACAATTAGAAGAAAAATTTCATCCTCTGGTTCTCACTGGCCTTGGGAACAGAAAACTTCTGTTAGATGAAGGAATACGGAATGTTCAAGAGATGGATTGGTGGGAAAAAACTACGATGAAAGATCTACAAATCACTTTCACACCCACTCAACATTTTAGTGGTCGTGGATTGTTTGACCGAGATAAAACTCTTTGGGGAAGTTATTTGATTTCTGGAAAAAAAGAGAAAGTTTACTTTGGGGGAGACACTGGATATTACACTCATTTCCAAGAGGTCACGAATCAATTGGGACCAGTAGACATTGCTATCTTACCGATTGGGGCTACCGAACCTCGTTGGCTTATGGAACCTGTGCATATCGATCCAAAACAAGCCGTTCAGGCTTTTGGCGACCTTAAGGCAAAGTACTTAGTTCCCATGCATTATATGACTTTTGTACTTTCCGATGAGCCACTGGATTCTCCTGTGCCCCGCACTATAGAAGAGTTAAAACGAGCCGGATTCAAAGAAGGGCAGTTGGTTTCTTTAAAAATTGGAGAATCGCGGTTTTTTTAG
- a CDS encoding YdcF family protein yields MDSIFFTISKLGTVLLFPLPIFFILSFFLILTTKSKQGKLRLFCIVLFLYLASNAHVANFLLRSLEKDYPPITINEVPQSEVAIVLGGMVQTISVHPGRPELTDSVDRLTDAIRLYKAGKVKKILFTGGSGLLFTDVYREADLAKELFLGLGVPEKDLIWENNSRNTYENAIETKKLLIEKKINSAILITSAFHMKRAAGCFQKQNISFIAFPTDYRSTNLQSGAFELYIPSAGFLDQTTLSIKEWVGYFVYRAKSYL; encoded by the coding sequence ATGGATTCAATATTTTTTACAATTTCCAAACTAGGTACAGTTTTACTTTTCCCCCTTCCTATTTTTTTTATCTTATCTTTCTTTCTCATTTTAACAACAAAGTCAAAACAAGGGAAATTACGTCTTTTTTGCATCGTATTATTTTTGTATCTAGCATCTAACGCGCATGTGGCGAATTTTTTACTAAGGTCTCTTGAAAAAGATTATCCTCCCATAACCATCAATGAGGTTCCGCAATCAGAAGTAGCCATTGTTCTCGGTGGGATGGTCCAAACCATTTCAGTGCATCCAGGAAGGCCTGAACTTACGGACTCAGTCGACAGGTTGACAGATGCAATCCGACTTTATAAAGCAGGGAAAGTAAAAAAGATTCTTTTTACAGGTGGATCGGGACTTCTTTTTACGGATGTTTATCGAGAAGCAGACTTAGCAAAGGAATTGTTTTTAGGTCTTGGTGTTCCAGAAAAAGATTTAATTTGGGAAAACAATTCCAGAAATACCTACGAAAACGCGATCGAAACAAAGAAGTTACTCATTGAAAAAAAAATAAATTCAGCGATTCTCATTACCTCTGCTTTCCATATGAAACGGGCGGCAGGTTGCTTTCAGAAACAAAACATCTCTTTTATTGCCTTTCCGACAGATTACCGTTCGACAAATTTACAATCGGGAGCCTTTGAACTCTACATTCCTTCTGCAGGATTTTTGGACCAAACGACTCTTTCTATCAAAGAATGGGTGGGATATTTTGTGTATCGTGCCAAATCCTATTTATAA
- a CDS encoding cytochrome c maturation protein CcmE, giving the protein MNRKFLTLLFLIGLSLGGIAYFSSQETSYLLLDASELAANQTKYSDQNLRVRGFVRVGSLVREGKKAKFDLELNDQIIPVFFTGETLLPDAFKEGARARVDGKLDHGVLVASHVEAKCASKYEAGYAEEK; this is encoded by the coding sequence ATGAATCGTAAGTTTTTAACTCTTTTGTTTCTCATTGGACTTTCTCTCGGAGGGATTGCTTATTTCTCTTCACAAGAAACCTCCTACCTCCTTTTAGATGCTTCCGAACTGGCAGCAAACCAAACTAAATACTCAGACCAAAACCTGCGTGTACGTGGATTTGTGCGGGTGGGGAGTCTTGTCCGCGAAGGAAAAAAAGCCAAATTTGATTTAGAACTAAATGACCAAATCATCCCTGTTTTTTTTACCGGGGAAACACTTTTGCCTGATGCTTTTAAAGAAGGAGCCAGGGCCCGAGTCGATGGAAAGTTAGACCACGGGGTTCTAGTTGCCTCTCACGTAGAAGCCAAGTGTGCTTCGAAATATGAAGCAGGATACGCTGAGGAAAAATGA
- a CDS encoding heme lyase CcmF/NrfE family subunit produces the protein MNNLGTILLSASLAVLIFSALQTIYGIYKQDRKAIELGRLALMTNPFVIILTFTVLLTQLVRSDYSNYYVVMHSSEHLPLFYKMTSIWSGSSGSLLFWNLILSVFTFIVLWQTRKSIEDRIPMMNLILAVLSGFFSFLAVFYGDAQPFREFVPEAAAGRGLNPLLQHWAMIIHPPILYIGYVSISIPFAIAMSALVSGQLSEDWMKFIRKWTLFSWFFLGTGILLGSKWAYEELGWGGYWAWDPVENASLMPWLLTSAFVHSVVIQERRGMLKFWNMLLVILAFHFSLLGTWITRSGVLEGPHSFSKSTIGTPFIIYIIVSFLFFTGFVVYRRKQLTPERNLEAITSKEGSFLLNNFLLVLSTAAILLGVFSPLLYGKEFKAPWFNSWGVPAGIFLLLLMGAAPLLAWRKGAGAVFFSTLLKPFIAGLVGGGLYILFYSQNFTKPDSKYGDVLAEVYSVLTVTIGVFTVSGIIQEYYRGIRARREEFKNENILVAGYRMLLKNKRRYGGYLVHFALVLIFIGYAGNAFKINTSVRFFYELQPPTSEEIVYQSIDKAMIGGYQIEASTLKLKPVLISGLGGEPNIQNVIVSQEGTYGIFRGTEKLSDLTTERRFYPQISHLTGDFETHIPTSEPAILSMAKEDFYIQLGAIETSDLKSENPDLPLMFMQYYFTPGTEMDKLKLFLNFPKQIVANLEVWVNPLVKLIWIGSLLYFLSGIFLLLPVGETKKKTVG, from the coding sequence ATGAACAATTTAGGAACCATCCTTTTATCTGCATCACTCGCCGTATTAATTTTTTCCGCCTTACAAACAATATACGGAATTTATAAACAAGACAGAAAAGCCATAGAACTTGGCCGTCTTGCCCTCATGACAAATCCATTTGTCATCATACTTACTTTTACAGTTCTATTAACACAACTGGTCCGATCTGACTATAGCAACTATTATGTGGTCATGCATTCCAGTGAACACTTACCACTATTTTACAAAATGACATCAATTTGGTCTGGTTCCTCCGGAAGTTTGTTGTTTTGGAATTTGATTCTTAGTGTTTTCACCTTTATCGTGTTATGGCAAACTAGGAAATCCATCGAAGATCGAATTCCAATGATGAATCTCATCCTTGCTGTTTTATCTGGATTTTTTTCTTTTCTTGCCGTATTTTATGGAGATGCTCAACCATTCCGTGAATTTGTTCCTGAAGCCGCTGCAGGAAGGGGTTTAAATCCCCTACTCCAACATTGGGCGATGATCATCCATCCCCCTATTCTTTATATTGGTTATGTAAGTATTTCCATTCCTTTTGCCATTGCAATGTCGGCACTTGTGTCGGGCCAACTTTCAGAAGATTGGATGAAGTTCATTCGCAAGTGGACTTTGTTTTCTTGGTTCTTTTTGGGAACAGGGATTTTACTCGGTTCCAAGTGGGCCTATGAAGAGTTAGGTTGGGGTGGTTATTGGGCTTGGGATCCAGTAGAAAACGCATCCCTTATGCCTTGGTTACTCACCAGTGCCTTTGTTCATTCTGTGGTGATCCAAGAACGTAGAGGGATGTTAAAGTTTTGGAATATGTTACTTGTCATCCTTGCTTTCCACTTTAGTTTACTGGGAACTTGGATCACTCGTTCCGGAGTTTTGGAAGGCCCACATAGTTTTTCCAAATCGACAATTGGAACTCCTTTTATCATTTATATCATCGTTAGTTTTTTATTTTTCACAGGATTTGTGGTTTATCGAAGAAAACAACTTACTCCTGAAAGAAATTTAGAAGCCATTACTTCAAAAGAAGGTAGTTTTTTACTAAACAACTTTCTACTCGTTCTCTCTACTGCCGCTATTTTGCTCGGTGTATTTTCTCCTCTTTTGTATGGAAAAGAATTTAAGGCTCCTTGGTTTAACTCCTGGGGTGTCCCTGCCGGGATTTTTCTTTTACTTCTTATGGGAGCTGCCCCACTTCTTGCCTGGAGAAAAGGTGCTGGGGCTGTATTTTTTTCGACCTTACTCAAACCTTTCATCGCAGGTCTTGTCGGTGGTGGGCTCTACATTCTTTTTTATTCGCAAAACTTTACCAAACCAGATAGCAAATATGGAGATGTTTTGGCAGAAGTGTATTCTGTGCTGACTGTGACAATCGGAGTGTTTACAGTTTCTGGAATCATCCAAGAATATTACAGAGGAATTCGAGCACGAAGAGAAGAATTCAAAAACGAAAATATCTTGGTAGCCGGTTACCGAATGTTACTCAAAAACAAACGGCGGTATGGTGGATACTTAGTGCACTTCGCCCTGGTATTAATTTTTATAGGTTATGCAGGAAATGCCTTTAAAATCAATACTTCCGTTCGTTTCTTTTATGAGCTCCAACCACCGACTTCGGAAGAGATTGTTTATCAATCCATTGATAAAGCGATGATCGGTGGTTACCAAATTGAAGCCTCCACTCTCAAACTAAAACCTGTATTGATTTCTGGCCTTGGTGGTGAACCCAACATTCAGAATGTCATTGTTTCCCAAGAAGGAACTTATGGAATTTTTAGGGGTACAGAAAAACTAAGTGATCTTACCACAGAACGTAGGTTTTATCCACAGATCTCTCACCTAACAGGAGATTTTGAAACTCATATCCCTACTAGTGAACCTGCAATCCTTTCCATGGCTAAGGAAGATTTTTATATCCAATTGGGTGCCATTGAAACCTCTGATTTAAAATCGGAAAACCCTGACCTTCCATTGATGTTTATGCAGTATTATTTCACTCCTGGTACGGAGATGGATAAACTAAAACTATTTCTAAATTTCCCAAAACAGATTGTAGCAAACTTGGAAGTATGGGTGAACCCACTGGTAAAACTGATATGGATCGGATCACTTCTCTATTTCTTATCAGGGATATTTTTACTGCTACCAGTCGGCGAAACCAAAAAGAAAACGGTAGGATAG
- a CDS encoding cytochrome c-type biogenesis protein CcmH encodes MKLGDQYKTQSKKETSSYPTNVWFRSLSKSNLLVIGFCFLFPSLLLAQKTTTNLKEEAQIQTFLKVTENIRCICLPSLPIQSCSFNMCAASSYIKTFIENRIKDGMKEEEIISKMENGFGTSVLQDPIVVMFQENGNQGMVDSIVYGFGPKILAKPDDTWINFTLLALGILGLFGIYKFGTRKKKESISTNTKQSLDDLKSTTEQIKNKIRKFEEES; translated from the coding sequence ATGAAGTTAGGTGATCAATACAAAACCCAGTCCAAAAAGGAAACTTCTTCCTATCCTACAAATGTTTGGTTTCGTTCCCTTTCGAAATCAAATTTATTGGTGATTGGATTTTGTTTCCTATTTCCAAGCCTACTTTTAGCACAAAAAACAACCACCAATCTGAAAGAAGAAGCACAAATCCAAACTTTCTTAAAGGTTACGGAAAACATTCGTTGTATTTGTTTACCAAGTCTTCCCATTCAATCGTGTTCATTTAACATGTGTGCGGCGTCGAGTTACATAAAAACATTTATCGAAAACCGAATCAAAGACGGGATGAAAGAAGAAGAAATCATATCGAAAATGGAAAATGGATTCGGAACTTCTGTTTTACAAGATCCAATCGTAGTTATGTTTCAAGAAAACGGAAACCAAGGAATGGTCGATTCGATTGTCTACGGGTTTGGACCTAAAATTTTGGCTAAACCGGATGATACCTGGATAAATTTCACTCTCCTGGCACTCGGAATTTTGGGATTGTTTGGAATTTACAAATTCGGAACAAGAAAAAAGAAAGAGTCTATCTCAACTAACACTAAACAATCTCTTGATGACTTAAAATCGACTACAGAACAAATTAAAAACAAAATCCGCAAATTCGAAGAAGAATCCTAA
- a CDS encoding aminotransferase class I/II-fold pyridoxal phosphate-dependent enzyme, producing MANHWEEVQKKLDSIREKQLFRETKVYQGIDFCSNDYMGLTSNPRMLEFFQSRKNLYPFGSTASRLVRGNTSSMDRFESEFVHFVEGEAALLVSTGFTANFGLLDSIAAPDCFVFTDRLNHASILDGIRISGAKKKYYNHLDLNHLRTLLEKADLEDPNRKHKRIVVTETLFSMDGDSPDLKTLLSLKKEFGFVLVLDEAHTLGIYGPSGKGLVFRDLTLSEIQSIDYRVYTLGKSLGLEGGIIVTKKIGRDHLVNVMRPFIFSTAPLPMVSELASFALSLLSSMDKERETLLTLAKELKNSLEENGFVLTNSTSHIIPVLLTTEKEALFFANSLQERGLDVRAIRPPTVSTPRLRISLNAKLGLSDIQTLVKELILIREKWNSL from the coding sequence ATGGCAAATCATTGGGAAGAAGTCCAAAAAAAACTGGATTCCATACGTGAAAAACAATTGTTTCGGGAGACTAAGGTCTATCAGGGAATTGACTTTTGTTCCAATGACTATATGGGATTAACATCTAATCCTCGTATGTTGGAGTTTTTCCAATCGAGAAAAAATTTATATCCTTTTGGGTCGACGGCATCGCGGTTGGTAAGGGGGAATACAAGTTCCATGGACCGGTTCGAATCGGAGTTTGTCCATTTTGTAGAAGGGGAGGCCGCACTTTTGGTTTCTACCGGATTTACTGCAAATTTCGGACTTTTGGATTCCATTGCGGCTCCCGACTGTTTCGTGTTCACCGATCGATTGAATCACGCATCCATTTTAGATGGGATTCGCATTTCGGGAGCTAAAAAAAAATACTATAATCATTTGGATTTAAACCACTTACGTACTTTATTAGAAAAAGCTGATTTGGAAGATCCAAATCGCAAACATAAACGTATCGTTGTGACGGAAACTTTATTTAGTATGGATGGAGATTCACCTGATTTAAAAACCTTACTGAGTTTAAAAAAAGAATTTGGATTTGTTTTGGTTTTAGACGAAGCCCATACTTTGGGAATTTATGGCCCAAGTGGGAAGGGACTAGTCTTTCGTGATTTAACTCTTTCTGAAATCCAGTCCATTGATTACAGAGTTTACACTTTGGGAAAATCTTTAGGACTTGAAGGTGGGATCATTGTTACTAAAAAAATAGGTAGGGATCACTTAGTGAATGTAATGCGGCCCTTTATATTTTCCACAGCACCTCTCCCAATGGTTTCAGAACTTGCTTCTTTTGCTCTTTCTTTACTTAGTTCTATGGATAAAGAGAGAGAAACTTTATTGACATTGGCAAAAGAACTAAAGAATTCTTTGGAAGAAAATGGATTTGTTTTAACCAATTCTACTTCGCATATAATCCCAGTTTTACTGACAACAGAGAAAGAGGCTTTATTTTTTGCGAACAGTTTGCAAGAGAGAGGTTTGGATGTTCGAGCCATCCGTCCTCCCACAGTGTCGACTCCGAGGTTACGCATTAGTTTAAATGCAAAACTAGGCTTAAGTGATATTCAAACATTAGTGAAGGAATTAATTTTAATTAGAGAGAAATGGAATTCTCTCTAA
- a CDS encoding SIR2 family NAD-dependent protein deacylase — translation MSTLSPDVIQRIRSAKNILFLTGAGISSESGIPTFRGEGGYWKTFKAEELATPEAFENHPDVVWEWYDWRRGICLDAKPNEGHLTIAKWQSLSPSINLITQNVDGLHSRAGSKNLLEIHGNIFRARCTSCREKFSLGEDGINQPGLKFCPVCESLLRPDIVWFGEGYDNKLLTKAWELSKVAHIVFVIGTSANVSVPANLALTAIRNGALGIEINPETTTLTPSMQVHFGGKSGEVLPEIFKEVFPDTKRN, via the coding sequence ATGAGCACCCTTTCACCCGATGTCATCCAGAGAATTCGTTCTGCTAAGAATATCCTATTTCTCACAGGAGCAGGAATTTCTAGCGAAAGTGGAATTCCCACCTTTCGGGGAGAGGGCGGGTATTGGAAAACATTTAAAGCGGAGGAACTAGCGACACCGGAAGCATTTGAAAATCATCCTGATGTAGTTTGGGAATGGTATGACTGGCGGCGTGGAATCTGTTTGGATGCAAAACCGAATGAAGGACACCTAACGATTGCAAAATGGCAATCTCTATCGCCTTCGATCAACTTAATCACACAAAATGTAGATGGACTTCACTCCAGAGCAGGTAGCAAAAACCTATTAGAAATCCACGGTAATATCTTTCGTGCAAGATGTACAAGTTGTAGGGAAAAGTTTTCCTTAGGGGAAGACGGAATCAACCAACCAGGTTTAAAGTTTTGTCCCGTATGTGAATCCCTTTTACGACCCGATATCGTTTGGTTTGGCGAAGGTTATGACAACAAACTCCTAACCAAAGCTTGGGAACTAAGTAAAGTCGCCCATATTGTTTTTGTGATTGGAACTAGTGCCAATGTATCTGTACCTGCAAATTTAGCATTGACTGCGATCCGTAATGGGGCTTTGGGAATTGAAATCAATCCTGAAACCACTACTCTTACACCATCCATGCAAGTTCATTTTGGCGGTAAATCGGGAGAGGTCCTTCCAGAAATTTTTAAAGAAGTGTTTCCCGATACAAAACGAAACTAA
- a CDS encoding DMT family protein gives MLTIFLLVLSNIFMTFAWYGHLKFAKSNNMFYIILFSWGIAFFEYVLMVPANRIGFTVYKFEGFQLKIIQEVVTIFVFIVFATVFLGEKIKWNYIVSFGLILLAGYFAFGFGSKSNGH, from the coding sequence ATGTTAACCATCTTTCTTCTAGTACTTTCCAATATCTTTATGACCTTTGCTTGGTATGGACATTTAAAATTTGCCAAATCAAACAATATGTTTTATATCATTTTGTTTTCTTGGGGTATTGCTTTTTTCGAATATGTATTAATGGTTCCAGCCAACCGCATTGGATTCACAGTTTATAAATTTGAAGGTTTTCAACTCAAGATCATCCAAGAAGTGGTTACCATTTTTGTATTTATAGTCTTTGCTACAGTTTTTCTTGGCGAAAAAATCAAATGGAATTATATCGTAAGTTTTGGACTGATTCTTCTTGCTGGTTACTTTGCGTTTGGTTTTGGATCAAAATCAAACGGACACTAA
- a CDS encoding phosphopantothenoylcysteine decarboxylase, which translates to MNLKFKRVIVTSGPTREWIDPVRYISNASSGKMGYEIATSFLKYPVEVVYIHGNTLERYSHVQGAVRNIEVETTIQLRDAVLSEITNDSLLIMAAAPADFRPIMTAEHKIKKEKTSEGTKGLLLELEENPDVLQQVTEFVKEHKIQNSLRVGFAAETRELERHAKDKLVRKGLSYIVGNYVGSGKGFGEVDSSVRIFGVSGLEKEIGPLPKEKIAEELVSFLVSV; encoded by the coding sequence ATGAATCTAAAATTCAAACGAGTCATTGTTACCTCCGGACCCACACGGGAATGGATTGATCCTGTGCGTTATATTTCCAATGCTTCTTCGGGAAAGATGGGTTACGAAATTGCCACTTCCTTTTTGAAATACCCAGTGGAGGTAGTTTATATCCACGGAAATACACTAGAGCGATATTCCCATGTTCAGGGAGCGGTTCGAAACATTGAAGTTGAAACCACAATCCAATTAAGAGATGCCGTTTTATCAGAAATCACTAACGATAGTTTGCTTATCATGGCAGCGGCCCCTGCGGACTTTCGTCCGATTATGACAGCAGAACATAAAATCAAAAAAGAAAAAACTTCTGAAGGAACCAAAGGACTTCTTCTTGAATTAGAAGAAAATCCTGATGTATTACAACAAGTAACAGAATTTGTCAAAGAACATAAAATTCAGAATTCCCTTCGAGTTGGGTTTGCTGCCGAAACTAGAGAATTGGAACGCCATGCCAAAGACAAACTCGTTCGAAAAGGACTTTCCTATATCGTTGGAAACTATGTGGGTTCTGGAAAAGGTTTTGGCGAAGTGGATTCTAGTGTTCGTATTTTTGGTGTTAGTGGGCTAGAAAAAGAAATTGGCCCACTTCCTAAAGAAAAAATTGCAGAAGAACTAGTATCCTTTTTAGTGTCCGTTTGA
- a CDS encoding phosphopantothenoylcysteine decarboxylase — protein sequence MKEIIIAVSGSIASYKACDLVRGLTKQGYPVRVIMTSNATKFVGKITFEALTGKPVRVDEFDTGMAHIEIKNLASVFAVVPASANIIGKMANGIADDLVTSTYLACTSPVLVAPSMNPGMYLHPAVQRNLKTLESDGVNIVSPDKGIVVCGDEGYGKLATVESIMEQIIKLHTANS from the coding sequence ATGAAGGAAATTATAATCGCTGTATCTGGATCCATTGCTTCTTACAAGGCTTGTGATTTGGTAAGAGGTCTTACCAAACAAGGTTATCCAGTTCGTGTGATTATGACTTCCAATGCCACCAAATTTGTGGGAAAAATTACCTTCGAAGCCCTCACGGGAAAACCAGTGAGAGTGGATGAATTTGATACGGGTATGGCTCATATTGAAATCAAAAATCTTGCTTCTGTTTTTGCCGTGGTTCCAGCTTCTGCAAATATCATAGGCAAAATGGCTAACGGAATTGCTGATGATTTGGTAACATCTACTTATTTGGCATGCACCTCTCCTGTGTTAGTCGCCCCTTCTATGAATCCTGGAATGTATTTACACCCTGCTGTCCAAAGAAATTTAAAAACATTGGAATCAGATGGAGTAAACATTGTTTCTCCTGACAAAGGGATTGTGGTTTGTGGGGATGAGGGATACGGAAAACTAGCTACGGTTGAATCCATCATGGAACAAATCATAAAACTTCATACTGCTAATTCATGA